Proteins encoded in a region of the Waddliaceae bacterium genome:
- a CDS encoding DNA translocase FtsK yields MNKKNKNKKKSKKYNNEKVLHPHHEVKGLIVLTLDAILLLSLLSFTDGNDSSNWLGLMGYTVAWVSQYLFGLGSYIINIFLAWVGIHLLINRPIARLGIKTCYFGILLSSACILLNLVAEAYPQATLWFDGMVYSQKIPRPQAFSYTATRYNLGGVPFYYIFRDLPVINLQRILSNVGTALIFSTTTLTSLLLMTHTSLMAPFIVMWNGILWSCKKLGIATWALCKKAWESLRSIKITIPKFRFKKKIPLNTSNDIAIDTFEEEEYDDLPLEEEPIPEPPKSAITATLPTQKVENVDVVEDEESKEYDYSNYKLPPISLISDAKKGDQSVLKKGLRQQAEVLEETMLSFGIEAKVGQINCGPTITSFEVHPAVGVKVQKIKALANDIALNLRARSIRIIAPIPGKAAVGIEIPNASPQEVSFKDMLAAYRQQSKKAKIPLLLGKSVSGASINSDLTKMPHLIIAGATGSGKSVCMNGIIMTILMNFKPDEIKLVMIDPKKIELTPYSNIPHMVAPVITEPHEACTALKWMVKEMEWRYEVFRQVGVRNLASFNHRPANAEFEDSLEITIPKKMHYIVCIIDELADLMMISSNDIEMPIARLAQMARAVGIHVIIATQRPSREIITGLIKANFPAKIAFKVASRINSQIILDETGAEALLGNGDMLFLPPDTSALTRAQGPLVHDEDIAKVIEFVTKQAPTNYLIKSFKEKASHFTEALLSSNDAELDSLYYDAVETVKAAGTASTTFLQRKLKIGYARAASLMDVMEENNIVGPADGSRPRKVLANVLADSGVEESVEKE; encoded by the coding sequence ATGAACAAAAAAAATAAGAATAAAAAGAAAAGCAAGAAATATAACAACGAGAAGGTTCTACACCCTCACCATGAGGTAAAAGGCCTTATCGTCTTAACTCTCGACGCCATACTGCTATTGAGTCTTTTGAGTTTCACCGATGGCAACGACTCTTCCAACTGGCTAGGCCTTATGGGCTATACCGTTGCTTGGGTGTCGCAGTATCTTTTCGGCTTGGGAAGCTATATCATCAACATCTTTCTGGCATGGGTAGGCATACACCTTCTTATCAATAGACCTATCGCTAGGCTCGGCATAAAGACATGTTATTTTGGTATCTTGCTGTCATCGGCATGCATACTTCTAAACCTCGTCGCCGAAGCATACCCACAGGCAACACTATGGTTCGACGGTATGGTGTATTCGCAGAAAATCCCACGTCCACAGGCTTTTTCATACACGGCGACACGCTACAACCTCGGTGGCGTACCTTTCTACTACATCTTCCGCGACCTTCCTGTCATCAACCTACAGCGTATCTTAAGCAACGTCGGTACGGCGTTGATATTCTCTACGACGACATTAACATCACTGCTCCTTATGACACATACCAGCCTAATGGCGCCATTCATCGTGATGTGGAACGGAATATTATGGTCTTGCAAAAAGCTAGGAATAGCAACGTGGGCGCTCTGTAAGAAAGCCTGGGAATCACTACGCTCTATAAAGATCACAATCCCTAAGTTTCGTTTCAAGAAAAAGATCCCCCTAAACACCTCCAACGACATCGCCATCGACACCTTCGAAGAAGAAGAGTATGACGACCTCCCTCTCGAAGAAGAGCCTATCCCCGAGCCTCCAAAGAGTGCAATCACCGCTACACTACCAACACAGAAGGTAGAAAATGTCGACGTCGTCGAAGACGAAGAATCAAAAGAATACGACTACAGCAACTACAAGCTGCCCCCTATATCATTAATCTCCGACGCCAAGAAAGGCGACCAGTCAGTCTTGAAGAAAGGCCTAAGACAGCAGGCAGAAGTCCTCGAAGAGACGATGCTAAGCTTCGGCATCGAAGCGAAAGTCGGACAGATAAACTGTGGCCCTACGATAACATCTTTCGAAGTACACCCTGCCGTCGGCGTAAAAGTCCAGAAGATCAAAGCCCTTGCCAACGACATCGCCCTAAACCTTCGTGCGCGGTCGATACGCATAATCGCACCAATCCCTGGGAAGGCCGCCGTCGGCATAGAGATCCCCAATGCCTCTCCGCAAGAAGTGTCTTTCAAAGACATGCTCGCAGCATACCGTCAGCAATCAAAAAAGGCTAAGATCCCTCTACTCCTTGGGAAGTCCGTCAGCGGAGCCTCGATAAACAGCGACCTTACGAAGATGCCACACCTCATCATCGCTGGCGCTACAGGTTCAGGGAAATCGGTATGTATGAACGGCATAATAATGACGATACTGATGAACTTCAAACCCGACGAGATAAAACTCGTGATGATCGACCCCAAGAAGATAGAACTCACACCATACAGCAATATCCCACATATGGTGGCACCAGTAATAACAGAACCACACGAAGCATGTACCGCGCTGAAATGGATGGTTAAAGAGATGGAATGGCGCTACGAAGTGTTCAGACAGGTAGGCGTAAGAAACCTCGCCTCCTTCAACCACAGACCCGCCAATGCTGAATTCGAAGATTCCCTGGAAATAACGATACCGAAGAAGATGCACTACATCGTCTGTATCATCGACGAGCTCGCCGACCTTATGATGATCTCTAGCAACGATATCGAGATGCCAATAGCACGCCTTGCACAGATGGCCCGCGCCGTAGGGATACACGTGATAATAGCAACACAGCGTCCTTCGCGAGAGATAATAACAGGGCTGATAAAGGCGAACTTCCCCGCAAAGATAGCGTTCAAAGTCGCTAGCAGGATAAACAGCCAGATAATTCTCGACGAGACCGGCGCAGAAGCACTCCTCGGTAATGGCGATATGCTTTTCCTTCCACCAGACACCTCAGCATTAACGCGCGCACAAGGTCCGCTCGTCCACGACGAAGATATCGCAAAAGTAATAGAATTCGTAACAAAACAAGCACCTACTAACTACCTGATAAAATCTTTCAAAGAAAAAGCTAGCCACTTCACCGAAGCCCTACTCAGCAGCAACGACGCCGAACTCGATAGCCTATATTACGACGCCGTAGAGACTGTTAAAGCCGCAGGAACGGCATCAACGACATTCCTGCAACGCAAACTAAAGATCGGATACGCACGAGCAGCAAGCCTAATGGACGTGATGGAAGAAAATAACATCGTAGGCCCCGCCGACGGAAGCAGACCACGGAAAGTCCTCGCTAATGTCCTCGCTGATAGCGGCGTAGAAGAGAGCGTAGAAAAGGAGTAG
- a CDS encoding ComEC/Rec2 family competence protein has product MFSSSRFFPSLSECCRRYSSFLAKHPALLYGIGVFLGFRSAFSWQWALVVPIILIIAPYFSKKIFDVGKENRTRIMFAAILGIVSFFVAFIVYDFPVVDDDGVTGKAHIDISSITLSKSHFGEAWVYRGAVRSFVADDNIIARNVPYIMYISKGKQRLSADRRYILDATISATEGMVYRLKPDLQGKWYPVPHSWSMAEYRLRAKGAVTSYLTRKLSRHRSASFLAGLATGEYHDRSTLFQLGRLGLQHIMAISGFHFAIIAALLALMLKAFFSLRVSSYILIALLSSYFVFIGCSPSIQRAWLSAVITIIGVLVGRPTYALNTIGIAMLAILSVSPLLCMNLGFQFSFLATIAIVSLYPPIEALLGNISATRPLGAMKKLPWYEQWGYLVVAFLKKACAVTIAVHIVSAPMMLLYFHKFPLLGILFNIFFPFLVSIAIAALLVTMLIDLVIPAVAAMFFSAIDVYTAAIIDFAVAVPATMNFAIRTQAISPTLFTVYLCLIAIIAIISYDTTETTKQQWQFI; this is encoded by the coding sequence ATGTTTTCATCGTCACGGTTTTTCCCTTCTCTGTCGGAATGTTGCAGGAGATATTCTTCGTTCCTAGCAAAGCATCCGGCGTTGTTGTATGGCATAGGAGTGTTTCTCGGGTTCCGCAGCGCCTTTTCATGGCAGTGGGCGCTCGTCGTCCCTATCATCCTTATCATCGCCCCATATTTCTCCAAGAAAATTTTCGATGTAGGAAAGGAGAACCGCACACGTATTATGTTTGCTGCCATTCTTGGCATCGTTTCATTCTTCGTAGCCTTTATCGTATATGATTTCCCTGTCGTCGACGACGACGGTGTCACCGGCAAGGCACATATCGACATATCTTCTATCACGCTGTCGAAGAGCCACTTCGGCGAGGCGTGGGTATATCGTGGCGCTGTGCGTTCTTTCGTCGCTGATGACAACATCATCGCCAGGAATGTCCCTTATATCATGTATATCAGCAAAGGAAAGCAGCGCCTTTCTGCCGACAGGAGATATATCCTCGACGCCACGATCTCCGCAACCGAAGGCATGGTATATCGACTAAAGCCCGACCTTCAAGGAAAATGGTATCCCGTCCCACACAGCTGGAGTATGGCGGAATACCGTCTTCGCGCAAAAGGTGCTGTAACGTCATACCTCACAAGAAAGCTTTCGCGCCATCGTAGCGCTTCTTTCCTTGCGGGCCTTGCCACTGGAGAATACCACGACAGAAGCACGCTGTTTCAGCTGGGGCGTCTAGGCCTCCAGCATATCATGGCGATATCAGGCTTCCACTTCGCGATAATAGCGGCGCTTCTCGCCCTCATGCTTAAAGCTTTTTTCTCTTTGCGCGTGTCGTCGTATATACTAATAGCGCTTCTCAGCAGCTACTTCGTCTTCATAGGATGCTCGCCTTCGATACAACGAGCATGGCTTTCTGCAGTGATAACAATAATCGGCGTCCTCGTCGGCAGGCCGACATATGCCCTAAATACCATAGGCATCGCGATGCTAGCGATACTGTCGGTAAGTCCCCTGCTATGTATGAACCTGGGATTCCAGTTCAGCTTCCTGGCAACGATAGCGATAGTATCGCTATACCCTCCTATCGAAGCTCTCCTCGGAAATATCTCAGCAACAAGGCCGCTAGGTGCCATGAAGAAGCTTCCATGGTATGAGCAGTGGGGGTATCTCGTCGTCGCGTTCCTAAAAAAGGCGTGCGCCGTAACAATCGCCGTACATATTGTCTCGGCGCCGATGATGCTACTATATTTCCATAAATTCCCGCTGCTAGGAATCCTTTTCAATATATTCTTTCCGTTCCTGGTAAGCATCGCAATAGCAGCACTACTTGTCACCATGCTCATCGACCTCGTCATCCCCGCCGTCGCCGCGATGTTCTTCTCGGCAATAGACGTCTACACCGCCGCAATCATAGACTTCGCCGTGGCAGTGCCAGCGACGATGAACTTCGCAATAAGGACACAGGCGATCTCACCAACGCTCTTCACCGTATACCTATGCCTCATCGCTATCATCGCCATAATCTCCTACGACACCACCGAAACAACAAAACAACAATGGCAATTTATTTAG
- a CDS encoding DNA/RNA non-specific endonuclease → MSFSTIDGTISSPDFLLLETNSKIIALSREDQETVATLDTTLSYIAEANLHEYTAFTLRRIMTSRAIVISTTATKFPSPEKKEDVSHGLSSLTPVQSSQSSSFPHVLNERFPEIRYSLPSFLHVFQKTGYRVVYDNRYRVPVCVGERLTWSSTHGEVKNRKEAPTIFYDAKELTDSRSSIVEKIRESPLLSLGHLAKASHNKCTEERYIETFSTLNIAPQVLSLNTGVWHDLENSISKELTLNNVIHIYTGTLFHKKTEIHGDTLHLHKTLGDDGPAIPTHFFKVYSVTEGSRVKETKAFLIPNEELRSGAKYTDYEVSVEEVEDLSNLKFFELEKTSLTPEQSPTRRAGKRHKRKRSASLDVTQQQPRPDSAPPVPS, encoded by the coding sequence ATGTCATTCTCAACAATCGACGGAACAATTTCTAGCCCAGATTTTCTTTTACTAGAAACCAATTCTAAAATCATTGCACTTTCTCGAGAAGATCAAGAAACAGTAGCCACTCTTGATACAACTCTTTCATATATAGCGGAAGCTAATTTACATGAATACACCGCTTTTACTTTACGTAGGATTATGACATCACGTGCTATAGTTATAAGCACTACCGCTACAAAATTTCCCTCTCCAGAAAAAAAAGAGGATGTTTCCCATGGCTTATCATCTCTAACGCCAGTACAATCTTCCCAAAGCAGCTCTTTTCCGCACGTCTTAAATGAAAGATTCCCTGAGATTAGATATTCTCTACCAAGCTTTCTACATGTTTTCCAAAAAACGGGGTATCGTGTGGTTTACGACAACCGCTACAGAGTCCCTGTCTGTGTAGGCGAAAGATTAACTTGGTCATCAACCCATGGAGAGGTAAAAAACCGTAAAGAAGCCCCGACCATATTTTATGACGCCAAAGAGTTAACCGATTCTCGTAGCAGCATCGTTGAAAAAATTAGAGAAAGCCCTCTTCTTAGTCTTGGACACCTCGCGAAAGCCAGCCATAATAAATGTACAGAAGAAAGATACATTGAAACATTTTCAACGTTGAATATCGCTCCTCAAGTTCTATCTCTCAATACTGGGGTTTGGCACGATCTCGAAAATTCAATATCCAAAGAGCTCACACTAAATAATGTGATCCATATCTACACAGGAACGCTCTTTCATAAAAAAACGGAAATTCACGGAGACACCTTACATCTTCATAAAACCTTGGGGGACGATGGGCCCGCCATCCCCACACATTTTTTTAAAGTTTATAGCGTTACAGAAGGTAGCAGAGTTAAAGAAACTAAAGCATTCCTTATTCCCAACGAAGAATTAAGAAGTGGAGCTAAATATACAGATTATGAAGTCAGTGTCGAAGAAGTTGAGGATCTTTCTAATCTAAAATTTTTTGAGCTGGAAAAAACAAGTCTAACACCAGAACAATCGCCAACAAGACGAGCCGGAAAACGACATAAAAGAAAACGTAGCGCGTCGCTTGATGTCACACAACAACAACCCCGGCCAGATTCTGCTCCACCAGTTCCTTCCTAA